The following DNA comes from Calorimonas adulescens.
TCTCGGCATAACCCTTTATGACCCCCAGCGGAGTCTTGAGGTCATGGGATATGTTGGCTATAAGGTTTTGCCTCAGTTTTTCTATCTCTGAGAGTCTCATGGACATCTCATCCATGGTGCTGGCAAGGTCTCCTATTTCGTCCCTTGTCTCAGGCTTTATTTTTATGCCTGCATTACCTTCTGCTATCTCCTTGGCGGCCTTTTTCAGCTTTATGATAGGCCTGGTGATTCCGTTGGATAGTATAAGTGAGATAAGGGTGGCTATTATAATGGACGCTATAGCTATATATGTAAATTCCCTTTTAAAGAGGTCCACATTCTGTGAAATCTGGGTGACGGGTATGCTGAGTATCATGTTTGCCTGTATGCCGTTGTAAGTAAAAGGTAGGCTCATGGCCATGTATTCTGTCCCAAAGTGCGGGTGTGTGTATCTGAAGGTCTTTGGGGTATTTCCTGAATAAGGTATGACATTCCTCATCATCATCCCCATCATGGTGGCAGTGGTGAAGATGACCCGGTTGTCCTTTGTGACGGCCGTAACCTCTGCACCGGATTCCTCAATGGCTGCAGATAACTTTGATGGGTCTGGTTCAGGGACGCCAAGTATGTTGATTATCTCTTCACCGTAGTTTTTAAGCCTGCCAACCATAAACCGGGTGTATGTCCTCTCTATAAATACCACCTGTGTGAGCCAGAATATGGCGAGTACTGTGAGCACCACAGCCAGATAGCTTGCCAGTAATTTGTTTCTTATGCTCCTCATTTTATTCCTCCAGTTTATAGCCTATGCCCCATACCGTCTTTATGAGGCTTTTCTTATCGCCAAGCTTTTCCCTGAGCTGCTTTATATGGGTGTCCACTGTTCTTAAATCCCCATAAAAGTCGTATCCCCAGACTGCATTTAATATCTTCTCCCGAGAGAGGGCTTTTCCTCTGTTGACAGTCAGATATTTTAAAAGCTCAAATTCTTTTGGGGTAAGGTCCAAATGCCTCCCATCCACATAGGCTTCTCTGGATACCTCATCTATCTCAATCCCCTTAAACGTAAGGTTTCTATCAGTGGCTTCGGGGTACACCCTGCGGAGTATGGCCCGACATCTGGCCACCAGTTCCTTAGGACTGAAGGGCTTTACTATGTAGTCGTCGGCACCCAGCTCGAAACCTAAAAGCCTGTCGTATTCCTCTCCTCTAGCTGTCATCATCAGGACCGGGACGTCAGACCCTTCCCTTATCTCTTTCAATATGCTTTTACCGTCCATGTCGGGGAGCATTATGTCTAAGAGAACCATGGAGGGGTTTCCCTCGTTAAAGTAGGTTAATCCATCTTTCCCATTGGATGCTTTAATTGTCTCAAAACCTTCGTTTTTAAGGTATGTGTCCACGATATTCAGAAGGTTTTTATCGTCTTCGATTATAAGGATGGGACCCATACTATCACCTCAAGACTATTATACCATCAAAGGCAACGGTTCTATAGGGCCTCACAAAAATATCACATTTAGTGGAAAAAGAAAGAGGGTTAAACAATGCAAAGGCTGTGATATAATAGGAAAAGGGAAAGGGTTTGACATAATGCAAAGCCCAATCAGGAGAAAAATCTGGATGAGGCAGAGGTGATGTGGACATACACACATCATGGAATACTGGCTGTGCCAGGAAGCTGGTTGCCACAGAAATGAGTTAGCTACCCGTGGAGTGGTTTGATGTACCATAGAGGAGCTGACCTCTGGCAGGTTTCTGCTTTATGGATAGGAGTGTAATCCATATGGCAGAGCTTATCACCTTTGCCATATTCATGACCATGGAAAGCCTTGTATTCTGGAGTACGCTAAACTCCATGAAGCCAGATACATTTACTACTCCTGTTATCCTTAAGTCGCCCACAGGGTCAAGGTTTTTGTTTACGCCGGCGCCAGGTTTCAGTGGGCCCTCATCGATGATTATTTTGCCTACATTGCTTACAGAGCCTAAAGATGCGTCGATTGCTATGACAAAAGGGTTATCCATGGTCTTGAATATCATTGAAGTGATTTCTTTTATGTTTTGGGCATGGACAGGATTTTCCAAGGTGCCGTATATCCTGCATTCCTTACATATGTGCGGGAACAGGGTAAGTTCATATCCTATCAGGGGTCCTAAGGAATCGCCGGTGGATCTGTCGGTGCCGATACATAGAAACACCAGGTCATTCAGGTTTTTGTCGGATATGTATCTGCTCAGAGCGTTCTTTAAAATGAGCTTAGCATAACGGTCTTTATAGTCTATTATTTCCATCTGTATCCCTCCAATCAATAATTTTTGCTTAAACCTTATTTTATATTCATGGGGAGAAGGCATATGAAGCGTTTTTTTGTTTTGCTTATAGCGGTTATGGTTGCGTATTATATATTTTCCGGAATGAGTACCGATAGCAGAGAGGTAATGGACCTCAAGGCCCAGATAACCTATGACTCGTATACAAATTTTGTTTCCGATGTTGATGGGTGGTGGGGATATAGAGAGGGCGAGGTGCTGCACTATACCGGTGAGGGGATAAATGACTTTAAAATAAAGGTAAATGCCTCAGAACCTGTATTGTCTGTGGGGGATATGCTGGCAGTTTATGAGGACGGTGGGGATACACTGTATGTATATGACATGTCTGGAAAAGAACTGTGGGAGTACAAGGCAGGGGGATCCATAGAGGACGTGATCCTCAAGCCTGGTGAAAATATTTTTATTCTATATTTAAAGGATAGGATCTTCTATATGATAGAGCTCAATAACGACGGCAAGAAGGTAAATGAGTGGATAGCGTCCAACGATTTTGTGATGGGCTGCGATTTGGGTGGCGGCACTATGTATGTGGCGTCGGCGAATACAGATGAGCTGGGCGGCAGGATAACCGCATACACCAAGAAGGGTGAGCTGATCTGGGCCCAAGAGCTTCCGGGACTTATACCATTTCAGGTTAAGGCCTTTGAGGAAGGGGTGTCTGTGATACTGGATAAAAAGGTTATGTCATTATCTTCCAAGGGGAAGACGATGATGGAGAGAGATATGGCGGTGGACTATGGATGCATAGGCTATGATGGGTCAATCTACGGGGGCAGCAATGGAACATTGAATGGCCTGGCCGTGGACGGAAGGGAACTTTTCAGCATAAAGCTGCCGGGGATAGACGGGGTCTATCCTGACGATGAGGGAGTGGTTGTTTTGAGCGGGAGGTCAATCACTCAATATGACACAAGGGGTAAGGCTATCGCCTCTTATGAAGCCATGAGGGATATAGACTATCTGGTGCCTGTGAG
Coding sequences within:
- a CDS encoding HAMP domain-containing sensor histidine kinase; amino-acid sequence: MRSIRNKLLASYLAVVLTVLAIFWLTQVVFIERTYTRFMVGRLKNYGEEIINILGVPEPDPSKLSAAIEESGAEVTAVTKDNRVIFTTATMMGMMMRNVIPYSGNTPKTFRYTHPHFGTEYMAMSLPFTYNGIQANMILSIPVTQISQNVDLFKREFTYIAIASIIIATLISLILSNGITRPIIKLKKAAKEIAEGNAGIKIKPETRDEIGDLASTMDEMSMRLSEIEKLRQNLIANISHDLKTPLGVIKGYAEMIRDTDIDREKSYKYLAIISKEADRMSNMINDILALSQIQAGVTKPRMAVFNMKELISDVLDTFEGEIYERNLEVEFSIDDLNVYADRELIRRVLVNIIGNAISSMEDSGLLSITSEIQDKEALFKISDTGRGIKEKDLEHIFDRYYKASEGGTGLGLAIVKEILTLHRSKYDINSTEGKGTTFTFTLPRS
- a CDS encoding response regulator transcription factor, translating into MGPILIIEDDKNLLNIVDTYLKNEGFETIKASNGKDGLTYFNEGNPSMVLLDIMLPDMDGKSILKEIREGSDVPVLMMTARGEEYDRLLGFELGADDYIVKPFSPKELVARCRAILRRVYPEATDRNLTFKGIEIDEVSREAYVDGRHLDLTPKEFELLKYLTVNRGKALSREKILNAVWGYDFYGDLRTVDTHIKQLREKLGDKKSLIKTVWGIGYKLEE
- the yyaC gene encoding spore protease YyaC, translated to MEIIDYKDRYAKLILKNALSRYISDKNLNDLVFLCIGTDRSTGDSLGPLIGYELTLFPHICKECRIYGTLENPVHAQNIKEITSMIFKTMDNPFVIAIDASLGSVSNVGKIIIDEGPLKPGAGVNKNLDPVGDLRITGVVNVSGFMEFSVLQNTRLSMVMNMAKVISSAIWITLLSIKQKPARGQLLYGTSNHSTGS
- a CDS encoding DUF5711 family protein, with the translated sequence MKRFFVLLIAVMVAYYIFSGMSTDSREVMDLKAQITYDSYTNFVSDVDGWWGYREGEVLHYTGEGINDFKIKVNASEPVLSVGDMLAVYEDGGDTLYVYDMSGKELWEYKAGGSIEDVILKPGENIFILYLKDRIFYMIELNNDGKKVNEWIASNDFVMGCDLGGGTMYVASANTDELGGRITAYTKKGELIWAQELPGLIPFQVKAFEEGVSVILDKKVMSLSSKGKTMMERDMAVDYGCIGYDGSIYGGSNGTLNGLAVDGRELFSIKLPGIDGVYPDDEGVVVLSGRSITQYDTRGKAIASYEAMRDIDYLVPVSGKKKILAVGRSGADLVEVPLGVLK